CACAAACCGACACACGACAAGCCCTGTCACCGTATTTGACGTTCGATTGAAATGACAAACTCATCGAATGAGGACAACCGGAAGCCGGCCTCATATCGATTTTTAATTACCAGAATGATGAGCAGCAGATCGGTGAAGAGCTCTGTTGATAGATTTTAGCCAGAAAGATTGACCTACAAATGCCTCAGAACACCGTCGAGATGGTCGGCGAATGCTCTTCAGAATATCTGGTCTCAGAGCATTCCGATGGAAGCATCACCATCACGATCGAAGTCCCGAAACGATTTGCCGAATTATGGCTGATCAAGTTGACGGAGCTTAAAGCTACGCACGATGAGATTGCCAAGTACACAGGTGAAACAGGCGACTTTTCCGGCAACTCTGCGAATGAAGAACGATAGCCAGCGTGAAATCGCGACACCCAATTGCGAACAATCACTCAAATCACCCACATTGGGCTTTCCATCTTAGCCAGTGATCGGCGAGGGTGATCGCAACCATGGCTTCGGCCATCGGGATGAAGCGGGGGAGCAAACAGGGATCGCGACACCCAATTGCGAACAATCACTCAAATCACCCACATTGGGCTTTCCATCTTAGCCAGTGATCGGCGAGGGTGATCGCAACCATGGCTTCGGCCATCGGGATGAAGCGGGAGAGCAAACAGGGATCGTGACGGCCTTTGGTGCGGATCGTGGTGGGTTCGGCTTCGGTTGTGACGGTGTCCTGCTCTTGCGGTAGACTGCTTGTTGGTTTGACGGCAGCTCGCAGGACGATCGGTTGTCCGCTGGTGATGCCGCCCAACATACCGCCGTGTCGGTTGGATTGCGTGGTGATTTGGTTTGCGGCTCCCTTCGGAAGAGAACTCTCGTCCGCAGTCGCAGAGTCCGTTGGCGTGAACACGTCGTTGTTTTCGCTGCCCCGCATTGTTGCACAGCCGAATCCGATGCCGTACTCCACGCCCAGCACGGCCGGCAGACTGAACAACGCTTTGGCGAGGTCGGCTTTCATTTTGTCGAAGACCGGTTCGCCGAGACCGGGGGGAATGTTCGTCGCCACGATTTCCGCCACGCCGCCGATGCTGTCGCCCTCTTTGCGGACTTGATCGATCAGTTCAATCATCTGAGCGGCGGCGGATGGGTCGGGACAACGAATGATGTTCGGTTCGCCGTCAGGTTGCTCTTCGACTTGCTTCAACGTAATCGCTGCTGGGTCGGAAATCTCGGCTCGCACTTCGCCAACTTGCACGACATACCCGATCACGAAACCGCCAAACGCCTCCGCCAGCAACTTCTTCGCAACGACACCCGCCGCGACACGCACCGTGGTTTCTCGAGCGCTCGACCGCCCACCACCGCGATAGTCCCGCAAGCCGTATTTGGCGTCGAAGGTGTAGTCGGCGTGACCAGGACGGTATTTGTCCTTGATGTCGCCGTAGTCCCGGCTGCGTTGATCCTGGTTGCGAACCAAAATCGCGATGCTCGTGCCGGTGGTTTTTCCCTCGAACACGCCGGAGAGAATTTCCGGAGCGTCCGGTTCTTTCCGCTGTGTGACGATTTTACTCTGCCCCGGTCGTCGTCGGTTCAGGTCTTCGGTGAAGTCATCCACAACCAACGGAATCCCCGGTGGGACGCCGTCAATAATAACGACATTTCCCGGCCCGTGACTTTCCCCGGCGGTGGTGATGCGAAACGATTGTCCGTATGAGTTGCCTGCCATGTGGGTATTGTATCGACCGCATCCGCAGTGACTAGTCTGCCGTTATGAAAGTCGCATGCGGCGATCGATCCAGAGAATCAAACCGATCATAATGGCACCAGCGACCAGACGAACCACGGTCGTCGGATTCACCATGAAATAACGATGCTGAACCGGATGCGTCGGGTGATGCCCGGAATGATGATGGCCTGAATGATGCTCATGCACATATGGAGGTGCCGTTTCCTCGTAAGGCGGCGGTGCATTGACGATACGAACGGGACGATCGGACAGACCATCTTCGACGGCAATCACGTCTTGTGCCAACATCGAACGTCCGCTGAGCTGCTCGGCCATCACTCGCACGAGCAACTGGTTCAGGGGCTCGACTTCGAAACGGGACGTGGCCGGTGTTTCGTGAGCCTGCCCAACGCCGGAGTGGTCGGTCAGAAAGAGGTACTCTCCGCGTGTCAGACAAGCCATCGCACGAAAGACGAATTCGCACTCATCCTTCGTCCCACTTCCGGCCAGCGGATAGACCGCCACGCCGAGATTGCGGAGTTCCTCGATGGCCTGAAACGCACTGTCTACTTGGTTGCGGTGCGGCGGCGCATCGCCGATGAGGAACACCAACCGGGCGGAATTGTCGGTTCGCCAACTCAATTGCGTGGCCTTCTCCAATCCCAAGTGGACCGCCTCGGGGTAATCTCCGCCACCACGAGCCCGTTGAGCCGACAAATGTCCGCGAAATTCGCTGATGGAATCGGTGAAATCGAAAGTCCGTGTCACGTATTGATCGTAATGGTCACGGTAACAGACCAACGCGAATCGCTGCCCGACATCGGGAAATTGTGTTTGCAGCGTGGACGACACATGGTCGATCTCGGATTTCAGATACTCCAACTCATCATCCATGGTGCCGGTGGTGTCGATAACGAACGCTACATCCAACCGATGCGGTAACCGAGCACGTTTCGACGGCAGACGGAATAACCAAGTCCGATCTTGCAAGGTGATCGCTTGCCGATTGATCTCTGGTCCCGATCGTATTTCGATCGGGAGCGGTTCCTCAAATTGGGAGAATACGGAATTCCGATCCACAAGCAGCGTTGTGCCATCGGCTCGCGTGCGGGTAGTCATCAAGACTTCGTTGGTTTCAGGATGGTGCAGCGTGACCACCGCATTTGAAACGGCGTGGTTTTCGGCATCGACGACATTGATTGTCGCAACGGGTCCTAGCGAGAACTCGGGCAGCAACCGCCCTGCTCCGTTTTGACGTGTCTCGGCGAGATACTCTCGATACGCCTGCAAATTGGCGGAATCGTTGAGGCTTCCCGCCGTCAGCAAATTCGGTTGTGGTTGAGGACGTTGGAGGCGTGGTGGTCGTGGTTGCTGCTGTTGCGGCGGGATTGGCTGTGGCTGCTCGACCACATGGAATTCCGATTCCATAGCCCCCTCGAAAACCTGATCCGCGGCGGGTGTTGTGAATTCTGCGATTTTCTCCGACGAATTCGAGACGTCATCAGTCTTCGCCACGCGCGCGGTCTGAGACTCGGCCTCCTGTAGACGCGGTTGTGAAGTGTGCTTGCGGGGAGCTTCCCGTCCGCAACCGGAAATTACCAACGCGGAGAACACGGAGAAAACGAGGTACCGCATGAGACGCCCCTTCCAGACAGCTGAACTCGGTGAATATAGGACGCGCGGGAAACGTCGAAATTCCCGGAAAACCGCATTCTGGGTTCGAATTCGCCCAAATCGGCGGAGGCCCTGTCGGACTGACATCCGCTGACAGTTCGATCGTGAGAGAATCCCATCCTCTGACAACTTGTCAGTTGCGAACACCACCAGATCCATACCAACAGATTTATCTTGTTTAGTAGAATCGACTTACATTCCCGACCACACCAGCGGCGCGCGACTTGCACACTCGGCGGACGTGTAACCAAAACAGGCGGGAACGCTCCATCGTGGCAGCCTGGATTTGACCGACTCTCGGCAGCGGCTCATTCGAATTGAACTTCCGGATGAACGTCCCGCTCGCCGATCTGGTATTGAATTTTCGTTCCCATCAGAGTTGATCGAGGAGAAAACGTGTCCAAATTATTGACGTTTGACGACGATGCCCGCAAAAGTTTGCTGGCGGGTGTGTCCAAACTGGCGAACGCCGTCAGCAGCACGCTTGGCCCTCGTGGTCGCAATGCCGTTCTGGACAAAGGCTGGGGAGCCCCGAAAGTCACCAAAGACGGCGTGACCGTTGCGGAAGACATCGAACTGGAAGACCCCTTTGAAAACATGGGGGTTCAGTTGGTCAAGGAAGTGGCTTCCAAAACCAACGACGTCGCTGGTGACGGAACCACAACCGCCACCGTGCTTTCCGAAGCCATGTTCCGAGAAGGTCTGCGATACATCGCCGCCGGTGCCGACGCCATGAGCTTGGCTCGTGGTGCTCAGCAAGCTGTCGCCGCCGTGGTTGAGCATCTGAAAACGATCGCTCAAGAGGTGGACGCCAAAGACAAGAAGAAAATCGAAACTGTCGCCACCATCGCCGGGAACAACGATAAAGAAATCGGTTCCATCTTGGCGGACTGCCTGACGAAAGTCGGCAAAGACGGCGTGATCACGGTCGAAGAAGGCCGCAAAGGCACGACCGATTGGGAACTCGTCGAAGGGATGCAGTTCGAACGCGGTTACCTCTCGCCTCACTTCGTGACCAACGAAGACGATCAGGAAGTTGTTCTCGACAACGCTCGCATCCTGATCTTCGAAGAAAAAATCTCGAACGCCAAGAACTTGGTTCCGCTGCTCGAAGAAATCAGCAAAGCCGGTGCTCCGCTGCTGATCATTGCGGAAGACATCGAAGGCGAAGCCCTTGCGACGTTGGTCGTCAACAAGATGCGGGGCATCCTCAACGTCGCCGCCGTCAAAGCTCCCGGTTATGGCGATCGTCGCAAAGCGATGCTCGAAGACATTGCCATCCTCACCGGCGGCAAAGCGATCTTCAAAGACTTGGGCATCAAGCTCGAAAATGTCCAAATCGACGATCTCGGTAAAGCCAAGAAGCTGATCATCACCAGCGAAACGACGACCGTCGTTCAAGGTGCTGGCACCAAAGACGCGATCGAAGGTCGTGCCGAGCAAATTCGCCGAGAAATCGACGAGACCGACAGCGAATACGATCGTGAAAAACTCCAAGAACGGTTGGCGAAACTCGCTGGCGGTGTCGCGGAAATTCGCGTCGGAGCAGCGACCGAAACCGAAATGAAAGAACGCAAAGACCTCTTCGACGATGCCCTCGCCGCCACGCGAGCTGCCATCGAAGAAGGCATCGTTCCTGGTGGTGGAGTCGCTTTGCTGCGATGTGCTCCGGCACTGGAGTCGCTCAAACTCAAAGGCGACGAAGCGTTGGGTGCTCAGTTGGTCAAAAACATCCTCGAAATGCCGATGCGGAAAATTGCTTCCAACGCCGGCTTGGACGGGGCTGTGGTCGCAAACCGCGTCAAGAAGGGCGAAGACGTCAACTACGGTTACGACGCTCTGAATGACAAGTACGGCGACATGATCGCCGCTGGCGTGGTCGATCCAACCAAAGTCGTGCGGACCGCTCTCCAAAACGCAACTAGCGTTGCGTCCTTGTTGCTCACCACCGATTCCATCGTTGTCGAAGAACCGAAAGAGGAAGACGACGATCACCACGACGACCATCACCACGACGGTGGAATGGGAGGCATGGGCGGAATGGGTGGCATGGGCGGAATGGGAATGCCCGGTATGGGCGGCATGGGCGGAATGG
This region of Thalassoroseus pseudoceratinae genomic DNA includes:
- the aroC gene encoding chorismate synthase; this translates as MAGNSYGQSFRITTAGESHGPGNVVIIDGVPPGIPLVVDDFTEDLNRRRPGQSKIVTQRKEPDAPEILSGVFEGKTTGTSIAILVRNQDQRSRDYGDIKDKYRPGHADYTFDAKYGLRDYRGGGRSSARETTVRVAAGVVAKKLLAEAFGGFVIGYVVQVGEVRAEISDPAAITLKQVEEQPDGEPNIIRCPDPSAAAQMIELIDQVRKEGDSIGGVAEIVATNIPPGLGEPVFDKMKADLAKALFSLPAVLGVEYGIGFGCATMRGSENNDVFTPTDSATADESSLPKGAANQITTQSNRHGGMLGGITSGQPIVLRAAVKPTSSLPQEQDTVTTEAEPTTIRTKGRHDPCLLSRFIPMAEAMVAITLADHWLRWKAQCG
- a CDS encoding vWA domain-containing protein; its protein translation is MRYLVFSVFSALVISGCGREAPRKHTSQPRLQEAESQTARVAKTDDVSNSSEKIAEFTTPAADQVFEGAMESEFHVVEQPQPIPPQQQQPRPPRLQRPQPQPNLLTAGSLNDSANLQAYREYLAETRQNGAGRLLPEFSLGPVATINVVDAENHAVSNAVVTLHHPETNEVLMTTRTRADGTTLLVDRNSVFSQFEEPLPIEIRSGPEINRQAITLQDRTWLFRLPSKRARLPHRLDVAFVIDTTGTMDDELEYLKSEIDHVSSTLQTQFPDVGQRFALVCYRDHYDQYVTRTFDFTDSISEFRGHLSAQRARGGGDYPEAVHLGLEKATQLSWRTDNSARLVFLIGDAPPHRNQVDSAFQAIEELRNLGVAVYPLAGSGTKDECEFVFRAMACLTRGEYLFLTDHSGVGQAHETPATSRFEVEPLNQLLVRVMAEQLSGRSMLAQDVIAVEDGLSDRPVRIVNAPPPYEETAPPYVHEHHSGHHHSGHHPTHPVQHRYFMVNPTTVVRLVAGAIMIGLILWIDRRMRLS
- the groL gene encoding chaperonin GroEL (60 kDa chaperone family; promotes refolding of misfolded polypeptides especially under stressful conditions; forms two stacked rings of heptamers to form a barrel-shaped 14mer; ends can be capped by GroES; misfolded proteins enter the barrel where they are refolded when GroES binds); the encoded protein is MSKLLTFDDDARKSLLAGVSKLANAVSSTLGPRGRNAVLDKGWGAPKVTKDGVTVAEDIELEDPFENMGVQLVKEVASKTNDVAGDGTTTATVLSEAMFREGLRYIAAGADAMSLARGAQQAVAAVVEHLKTIAQEVDAKDKKKIETVATIAGNNDKEIGSILADCLTKVGKDGVITVEEGRKGTTDWELVEGMQFERGYLSPHFVTNEDDQEVVLDNARILIFEEKISNAKNLVPLLEEISKAGAPLLIIAEDIEGEALATLVVNKMRGILNVAAVKAPGYGDRRKAMLEDIAILTGGKAIFKDLGIKLENVQIDDLGKAKKLIITSETTTVVQGAGTKDAIEGRAEQIRREIDETDSEYDREKLQERLAKLAGGVAEIRVGAATETEMKERKDLFDDALAATRAAIEEGIVPGGGVALLRCAPALESLKLKGDEALGAQLVKNILEMPMRKIASNAGLDGAVVANRVKKGEDVNYGYDALNDKYGDMIAAGVVDPTKVVRTALQNATSVASLLLTTDSIVVEEPKEEDDDHHDDHHHDGGMGGMGGMGGMGGMGMPGMGGMGGMGGMPGMM